GTGCCACTGATGTCTCTGGAGTTGAAGATCGGTGGATGAAGTTAAAGTTTGACTTGGATGTTTTAGATACAGATGGAAATGAGAGTACGACACTCTACTTAGAAGGTGTTCCTGAAGGCTCTAGGATGAAAGGTGCTAGAGATTTGGGTGATGGCGTATGGGAAGTGACTACCAATAATTTAAAGTCATTAAAATTGAAAGCACCTGCTAATGATAACTCAGACTTTGAACTTGATCTTGTCGCAAGAACAACAAATTCTGAGACCAACGAAGTTACTGAAGTCAGAGAAAGCTTTAATGTCGATGTTGAAGGTAGAGTAGATAATGTAAGACTGCAAAGTAATAGGTTCTCTGGCAGTGAGGATACTGCTATTGATCTAGACTTTGACTTCAATTTTAAGGATTCTGATGGCTCAGAAAGTATAGATAGTATTGTATTTTCCAAAGTTCCAGATGGTGCGACTTTCTCAAGTGGCCAATCAATTGGCAAAGGAAAGTGGATTGTTAATTCAGATGAACTTGATGGACTTTCAATAACACCTGCTGAAAATAGTTCGAAAAACTTCAATATGAAAATGGTTTATACTGTGTCGGAAAACGATGGTGCAACTAGAAATTTTACTAGGTCAGTATCAATAAATGTGGATGGAGTTTCTGATAATGTGTCCATATCTAATGAAGAAGTTTTTGGCCTAGAAGGAGAGGCCGTTAAGTTAGAACTTGATTTTGTTATGAATGATAATGATGGCTCAGAGTCAATTCGCTCCGTTATTTTTGATGATCTACCTGATGGAAGCTATTTGAGTAGTGGAACCTTAAACGATGATGGAAGTTGGACTGTGCCAGTCAATAAACTTAATGACCTTAAAATGATTAATGATGAAGACCTTTCTGGTGACTTTGATTTAAGTCTATCTATTGTTTCCGGTGAAAAAAATGGTGGAGCTGATCTTACGATTAGTGAAGTCCCATTATCTGTTCATATTGAGGGAGTTGCTGATGCCCCTTATCTGGAAGCAACAGATATAACTGTGGAAGGAACAGGGGAGGTTAGTTTAGATATAAGCTCAAGTCTTTCAGATTTAGACGGCAGTGAATCACTCAGCATTATTATCAGTGGGGTTCCTGAAACGAGTACATTGAATAAGGGAACACTTCTAGAGGATGGTAATTGGCAACTAAATGAGTCTGAACTTGAAGGATTATCTCTAAATCTTAATGGTGAAAATGAAGAAGACTTTAGTCTTAATGTTGAGGCAATTGCAACAGAGAGTAATGGAGATATGGCAAGTACTTCTGTAGAGATAGAAGTCACTGTTGATCAATCTGAGCTTGAACAGTTTTGCGTGGCCGGTAATGGGCGTTTTTCAAATATGTTTAAGGGAATGAAAGACTTTCAAAATACAGATGATAGCTTTGATAACTTCTTACAGAACTTTGATCATGATAATGCAAACCATGGAAATGTATTTGACCATAATAACAATTCTGATAATGGTAACCATCATGGTTTTGATAACGGTCATGCTCATGGACATGATAAAGATGATCACGACAATAATGGAAAGGGGCATGGCAAGGGCCATGATAAGCACGAAGATCAAAGCTGTGATGATCAGCATAACGATTATAACGATAGTGACGGAAGCAACAACGTCGCGTAGTAATTTTTTAGTCAAGGATGACTTATGTATTATGGATTGGTTTTATTAACCTTCTTTATTTCTCTAAATATTTATAGCGCTCAGAATATATCTGATATTGTAAAAGGTCAGTATCAATTGTCCTCTTCCGAATTTTTAAATTCAAAGTTAGAAGTTCAGAGAACTAAAACCAATTTATATTCTTCAATTGCTTCACATCTGCCAGAATTGTCGTTTACGTTAGGGCAGAAGCGCTTGAATGAACAAACAGGTGTACCACCTTCTAATTATTTAAACTCTAATAGAAGAACAGAACGCTCATGGGAGCTTGATTTAGTCTTTCCTCTATTTGATCGCACTAAGTATCTATCTATTCAAAAAGGTTTATTAGAAAAGAAGTCTGCTTCTAGCTCTCATGGATATCTCGAAGATCAAATTGATTGGAAAGTTAAAAGTTCATTAGGGAATATTTACATTCAGCAATATAAAATTTTAAATTTAGTGAAGTCAATTACTCACTTTAAAGAGATTTTAAATAGTCAGCAGGAGGGTTTTAGATTAAAAGCTAAAAGAGTCATAGATGTTGAAGAAGCTCGTTCAAATTTACTCCTTTTAAAGGCGAGAAAGACTATTGAAGAAAATCTTCTTGTTATTAGTAAAGAACAACTTGCTGTTCTCTTATCGAAAAGCTCTAGCTATGTTGAAGAACTTCTAAAAGATCTTCCTATGAATAAAGATAAGCTTCTCGATACTATTCAAGGTCATTATGAACTAGATAAAATTTTAACTAAAAAGATTAATAAGAAATTGCGCTGGGAAGTAATTGAAGAAACTTCCAACTCATATAAGTTAGAGGAGATTAACTCTAAATATACTCAGAGCGTGCACTGGCCGAAGTTGCAAATAATTGGGTCTTATTCAAAAGAGGGAGCAAGTTGGAGGGATATCAAAGATTTTGATAATTCAAATAGAACTTTGGGGATTTATCTCAAGATCCCATTCTTTCAATCTGGAAAATCCTTTTCAGATAATAAGTCAGTCAATTTATTAATTGAGCAATCATTAAATAAGAGAAAGTATGGAACAAGACAGATAATTGAGCGTTCTAAGAATATTAAACTTCAATTTGAAAAAGAGAAGCTGAGACTTAAGATTCTGAAGGATCACCTAAAAAGTAGAGAAAGGTTGCTTGCCGCCTATCGTGAGGCCTTTAAATTAGGGCGTGAGACACTGAGTGAGCTTATTAAACAAGAGAATATCTTTATAGAGTCTCAATTCTCACTAGTCGATTCTATGAATAACTTAGGCTCTCTTTACTATCAATGCGAATATCTATATGGTGTAACTATTTGAAATTATTTGGATATTTGTTCATTATCCTTAAATTGTATTAAAGTCTACAAAGCCTGTAGTTTTTACAAACTCAATTGTAAGGCGCTATGCGTTGAGCTAGAATGAATATGACTACATTTTGGAGGTTATTATGTTTAAAATAGGCGATTACGCAGTTTGCCCTGGTCATGGAGTAGGTCAAATTTGTGATATCGAGGAAAGAGAAATTGGCGGTGAAAAGCAATTTTTCTACATTATTAAGGTTATTGCTAATGGCATGACGGTAATGGTTCCTACTGATTCAGAAAATGGTATTAGAGTTCTTGTTGATAATGAGGAGATTAATAGCGTTTATGAGTTGCTACAAGATCATAATATCGAAATTGATAACTCGACTTGGAATAGAAGATATAGAGAATATATGCTTAAAATTAAAACAGGCTCTCTTGTGGAGATTGCAGAAGTTTTAAGAGCGCTTTTCTTACTTAAGGGAAAGAAGAATTTAAGTTTTGGTGAAAAGAAAATGTTAGAGCAGTGTAGAGATTTACTTGCACAAGAAATATCTATTTCTAATGGGACCGAAACAGTTGAAATTAAATCAACAATTAATAATTACTTTGCTTAGGTCAATAAACTATTGGCCTAGAGTATTTCTCCATTCGTTCCGAGAACATACTCTTTAATCTTTTCTCGCATATTGTAAACGGAACTCATACTATACCCATAGGCGCCAACATCTGCTACACATAGTAGATCTTGTGCTTTTACTCTTTGTAGAGCTCTATTTTTAGCAAAACTATCAGCTGTTTCACATATTGGTCCTACTATATTTACATACTCATTCTTTGTGCGATTCTTTTTTAATGGTAGCACATGATGGTAGGCATCGTAGAGTGAAGAGCGTACGAAATCGTTCATTCCTGCATCAATTATAATAAATTTATTTGGTCCGGAAGTCTTGGTTCTGATGACTTCGGTTATAAGTACTCCAGTATTGGCAACAATATATCTACCTGGTTCAAAAACAGTTGCTGGTATAACGGCTCCTGCTGGTCTTTTTTGATTATAATGTTTATCAATAGTAGAGGATATTCTCTTCATATATTCATTAATAGGAGAGACCCCTTGCTCTGGATGATACGGAACACCTAATCCGCCTCCAACGTCTAGAAACTCTAGTTCATTTACAAGAAGGGCCGTCTCACAGAGCTCTTTTAAGGCCTTTTGAGTGGCCTTTAAGCAGGTTAACTGTGAGCCGATATGCATTGATAGCCCAACCAGTTTTACGTGCTTAAATAAGCTTTTTCTTTTTAAACATTTCTCGATATCTTGGCGTAGTATTCCAAACTTGTGCCCAAGGCCCCCAGTTGATATATGCTTATGTGTTTTAGCGTTAACCTCAGGGTTTAACCTTAAGGCCACGCGGGCCTTTTTACCCAATGATTTTGCAATTTCTCCTACTGTGACTAATTCTTCAATACTTTCGATATTAAAGGAATATATACCTTCTTGATGGCAATCCAGCGCTAGTCTTATTTCATCTCGAGTCTTTCCGACCCCTGAAAAGACTATTTTTGTAGGGCAGATGCCAGCTTTTAATGCCTGCTTTAGCTCTCCTCCTGAGACTATATCTGCGCCACAACCCAGTTTTTTTAATTTCTTTAAAAGCTTTAAGTTTGAATTTGCTTTTAATGCATAACATATGATGGGTTTTGAAATATTATTTTCTTTGGCAGAGTTTAGAAAATTGTTGAAGTTATTTTCTAAGGCCTTGACACTGTAAAGATAGAATGGCGTTTTCATTTGTTTAGATATAGAATTTAAACAATGCTGATCTAAGAGAAGTTGACTTTTTTTGTAGCTAAGTGATTGATGATTAAATTTTTCCATAAATTATTTTAACCGAATTTTAAATACATGAAAGATAAAAAAATAGATTTTAACCTTGTTTCTAAGTTCAACCCTTGCGGGGATCAACCGGAGGCAATTAGGGAACTAACTAAAAAGTTTCAAGCGGGACATAAAGAGCAAACACTTCTTGGAGTCACGGGATCAGGTAAGACTTTTACAATGGCCCATCTCATTAAAAATCTCGGCAAAAAGACTCTTGTGCTAGCACATAATAAGACTTTAGCCGCTCAACTATATGCCGAGTTTAGAGAGTTTTTTCCAGATAATTGTGTTGAGTACTTTGTTTCCTATTACGACTATTATCAACCAGAAGCCTACGTTCCTGGGACTGATACTTTCATAGAGAAGGACTCCAGCGTAAATGATGAGATCGATAAGTTGCGCCATAGTGCAACTAAGAATTTACTCGAGCGTGACGATGTTATTGTTGTTGCAAGTGTAAGTTGTATATATGGTATCGGATCTCCAGATGAGTACGAATCACAAAAGGTTAATCTCTTTGTTGGTGATGAAATTGATCGTGATGACTTTTTAAAGAAACTTGTTTCAATTCAATATGAGCGTAACGATATTGATTTCTCTAGAGGTTGTTTTAGAGTTAGAGGTGATTTAGTTGAGATCTTTCCAGCATCAGAAGATTCGGATGTCATTCGTGTAGAGTTCTTTGACGAAGAAATTGAAAGTATCTCCATTGTAGATCCACTTCGCGGAAAAGTTCTGCAGACACTGAATAAGGTTACTGTTTATCCGAAGTCTCACTATGTTGTTAGTGAGCTTAAGCTTGAAAAAGCAATAGAGACAATCAAACTGGAGTTAAGAGAAACATTACAAAAGCTAGAACAACAAGAAAAGCTAGTTGAAAAGCAGCGCTTAGAACAGCGAACTATGCTTGACCTCGAAATGCTTGAAGAAATGGGATTTTGCTCCGGTATTGAGAACTATTCTAGACATCTTACAGGGTCTAATGAAGGAGATCCTCCTCCAACTTTAATAGACTTTTTTAAAAATGATTTTCTAATGATTATTGATGAATCTCATATAACGGTATCTCAAGTCGGAGGTATGTACAGAGGAGACCGTGCTAGAAAACAGAACCTTGTAGACTTTGGTTTTAGACTTCCTTCTGCTTTAGATAATAGGCCACTCAACTTTCAAGAATTTGAACAGAAGCTAGATCAAGTGATGTATGTTTCAGCTACTCCCGGTAATTATGAATTAGAAAAAACTCATGGTGAGTATGTTGAACAAGTTATTCGTCCTACAGGGCTATTAGATCCAATCATTGAAGTTAAAGATGCAACCACTCAAGTTGATGACCTTCTAATACAAGTTAAAGAACGTACGGCAAAAGGTGAGCGTGTTTTAGTTACTACATTAACTAAGAAGTTAGCAGAAGAGCTAACAAACTATTATCAAAGTGTAGGAATAAAAGTTCGCTACCTACATAGCGATATAGATACTCTTGAGCGTATGGAAATTATTAGAGACCTAAGACTAGGGATCTTCGATGTTTTAGTCGGAATCAATCTTCTCAGAGAAGGCTTAGATATTCCAGAGGTTTCATTAGTTGCAATTTTAGATGCAGATAAAGAAGGATTTCTACGCTCTGAAAGGTCGCTCATCCAAACAATTGGACGGGCAGCTAGAAACTCTGAGGGAAAAGCTATTCTATACGCTTATAAAGAAACTAAGAGTATGACAAAGGCCATTAGCGAAACCAAAAGAAGAAGAAAAATTCAAGAAAGTTATAATAAAGACAATGGAATTACCCCGATCACTATTAAAAAAGAGGTCTCAGGTGGCGTTATTGAGACTCTGCGCGGCTCCAAGGGGCGCAAAACTGACGCTATGAAGGAAAAGGCGAGGATGAAAAACTTGTCTGGTGAGTCTATAGACAAGCAAATTGTCGAATTAACAAAGAAGATGAAGTTCGAATCGAAGGCATTGAATTTTGAAGAAGCGGCCAGAATTCGAGATGAAATTAAATCTTTGAAAGAGCTTCGAATTTTACTCTAAGCGACGAAACTTAATTTATTGTAGCGTCTTTCCGAGTGGTTACATAAGTAACCATAATATAAGATTTCTTAACTAAATTATTAGTGATTCTTTTTTTCATGCACCCTGAAATTTCGTTGACTATGTTTCAGATTCAAACTATTTACTGCCAACAATTAAATTAATAACCAGATTTTAAATTTTATTTTTAATCTTTAACCGCTTTTTTTATAAGGAGTACTTAATGAATGTATTTAAAAAAGCTCTTGTTGCAATCGCTTTATTAGCTGCAACATTTTCTGCGCAAGCAATCGAAGTAAGCTTTGATTTCACTGTTTTCTCTTCAGGGTCATCAATCTATCCATGTAATGCTGGTATTAAGCATGCTAACCCAAGACAAGAAGTTTGTTACGAAAGAACTAATCCAAACAACTCTTGTAACCCAAATGCTTGTGAAGATGGTGAGAGCTGTGACTGTGTATGTGCAGGAACAAACGGTGGACAGTACAACGTTGACTTCTTAAAAGCGAGCT
Above is a genomic segment from Halobacteriovorax sp. HLS containing:
- the lysA gene encoding diaminopimelate decarboxylase, whose protein sequence is MEKFNHQSLSYKKSQLLLDQHCLNSISKQMKTPFYLYSVKALENNFNNFLNSAKENNISKPIICYALKANSNLKLLKKLKKLGCGADIVSGGELKQALKAGICPTKIVFSGVGKTRDEIRLALDCHQEGIYSFNIESIEELVTVGEIAKSLGKKARVALRLNPEVNAKTHKHISTGGLGHKFGILRQDIEKCLKRKSLFKHVKLVGLSMHIGSQLTCLKATQKALKELCETALLVNELEFLDVGGGLGVPYHPEQGVSPINEYMKRISSTIDKHYNQKRPAGAVIPATVFEPGRYIVANTGVLITEVIRTKTSGPNKFIIIDAGMNDFVRSSLYDAYHHVLPLKKNRTKNEYVNIVGPICETADSFAKNRALQRVKAQDLLCVADVGAYGYSMSSVYNMREKIKEYVLGTNGEIL
- a CDS encoding TolC family protein; this encodes MYYGLVLLTFFISLNIYSAQNISDIVKGQYQLSSSEFLNSKLEVQRTKTNLYSSIASHLPELSFTLGQKRLNEQTGVPPSNYLNSNRRTERSWELDLVFPLFDRTKYLSIQKGLLEKKSASSSHGYLEDQIDWKVKSSLGNIYIQQYKILNLVKSITHFKEILNSQQEGFRLKAKRVIDVEEARSNLLLLKARKTIEENLLVISKEQLAVLLSKSSSYVEELLKDLPMNKDKLLDTIQGHYELDKILTKKINKKLRWEVIEETSNSYKLEEINSKYTQSVHWPKLQIIGSYSKEGASWRDIKDFDNSNRTLGIYLKIPFFQSGKSFSDNKSVNLLIEQSLNKRKYGTRQIIERSKNIKLQFEKEKLRLKILKDHLKSRERLLAAYREAFKLGRETLSELIKQENIFIESQFSLVDSMNNLGSLYYQCEYLYGVTI
- the uvrB gene encoding excinuclease ABC subunit UvrB gives rise to the protein MKDKKIDFNLVSKFNPCGDQPEAIRELTKKFQAGHKEQTLLGVTGSGKTFTMAHLIKNLGKKTLVLAHNKTLAAQLYAEFREFFPDNCVEYFVSYYDYYQPEAYVPGTDTFIEKDSSVNDEIDKLRHSATKNLLERDDVIVVASVSCIYGIGSPDEYESQKVNLFVGDEIDRDDFLKKLVSIQYERNDIDFSRGCFRVRGDLVEIFPASEDSDVIRVEFFDEEIESISIVDPLRGKVLQTLNKVTVYPKSHYVVSELKLEKAIETIKLELRETLQKLEQQEKLVEKQRLEQRTMLDLEMLEEMGFCSGIENYSRHLTGSNEGDPPPTLIDFFKNDFLMIIDESHITVSQVGGMYRGDRARKQNLVDFGFRLPSALDNRPLNFQEFEQKLDQVMYVSATPGNYELEKTHGEYVEQVIRPTGLLDPIIEVKDATTQVDDLLIQVKERTAKGERVLVTTLTKKLAEELTNYYQSVGIKVRYLHSDIDTLERMEIIRDLRLGIFDVLVGINLLREGLDIPEVSLVAILDADKEGFLRSERSLIQTIGRAARNSEGKAILYAYKETKSMTKAISETKRRRKIQESYNKDNGITPITIKKEVSGGVIETLRGSKGRKTDAMKEKARMKNLSGESIDKQIVELTKKMKFESKALNFEEAARIRDEIKSLKELRILL
- a CDS encoding CarD family transcriptional regulator, producing MFKIGDYAVCPGHGVGQICDIEEREIGGEKQFFYIIKVIANGMTVMVPTDSENGIRVLVDNEEINSVYELLQDHNIEIDNSTWNRRYREYMLKIKTGSLVEIAEVLRALFLLKGKKNLSFGEKKMLEQCRDLLAQEISISNGTETVEIKSTINNYFA